DNA sequence from the Streptomyces tsukubensis genome:
CCGCCAGCACCACCGTCGCCGGGCCGCTCCCGGCGGGCGCCGCCCGGGCCGGAGCCCTGCTGGAACGCCAGCTCACGCTCGCCAGGACCCGGGCGCACTCCGCCGCGCTCGGCGCCCTCGGCTCGGCCCGGTTCCACGCGCTCGCCGACGCCGTCACCCTCCTCTCGTCCGATCTGCCGCTGCGCCCGCTCGCCGCCAGCCGCGCCGACGACATCCTGCTGCCCGTCGCCGCCGACGCCGAACGCCGGCTTCTGGAAGGCGCCGCGGCCCTCCCGCTGGGCCGCGCCGGGCATCCGTACAACGCCGACGCCCTGGTCCCCCTCCTGGCCGAGCCCGGCCCGGCGTCCGGCGAGGAGGCCCAGGACGCCCCCTGGCACCGGGTCCGCCGACTGCTGCGGCTGCACCGCTACGCCCTGGAGGTGCTGGAGCCCCTGCGCCCCGGCGGCACCCCGCCCGCCCTCACCCGCGCGGGCCTGCTGCTCGACCGCCACCGGGACGCGGCCGAAGCGGCCGGGGCCGCGGCCGTCGCCGCCCGTACCCCCCGGATCGCCCCGGCCACCGCCTACGCCCTGGGCATCCTCCACGCCGACCAGCGCCATGAGGTCGAAGCCGCGCGCTTCGCCTTCCAGGAGGTCTGGCCCGGCTCCCTCGCGGTCCGGACGCGCACCCCGTGACCGGCCCCGCCGCCCCCGGCACCCCGCCCCCGGATCCCGGCCCCGTGCTTGCCGCGGGCTGTGTCCTGTGGCGCGCGGCAGCGGACGGCACAGACCCCGGCGACGTGGAGATCTGTCTCGTACACCGCCCGAAGTACGACGACTGGTCGCATCCGAAGGGCAAGCTCAAACACGGCGAAGAGGCGTACGCGGGCGCACTGCGGGAGACGCTGGAGGAGACCGGTATGGAGTGCGCGCCGGGGGCGCCGCTGCCGACGGTCCGCTATCTCGTCGACGGGCGCCCCAAGGAGGTCCGCTACTGGGCCGCCGAGGCCACCGGAGGCGCCTTCGTGCCCAACGACGAGGTGGACCGGCTGGTCTGGCTGCCGCCCGCCGCGGCCCGGGCCCGGCTCAGCCAGGAGAGGGACCGGGAACTGGTCACGGCCCTGCTGGCCGCCCTGCGCGGCTGATCCGGCCCGCCCCCGCGGCGAACACGCACGACACACCGGCCGAACCCGGCGCCGCCCGGCGCGGGTACGGGGGCGAGAACGCGCCCCGGTGGCCCGAACGCGTACCAC
Encoded proteins:
- a CDS encoding NUDIX hydrolase gives rise to the protein MTGPAAPGTPPPDPGPVLAAGCVLWRAAADGTDPGDVEICLVHRPKYDDWSHPKGKLKHGEEAYAGALRETLEETGMECAPGAPLPTVRYLVDGRPKEVRYWAAEATGGAFVPNDEVDRLVWLPPAAARARLSQERDRELVTALLAALRG
- a CDS encoding CHAD domain-containing protein is translated as MHNPDPTATAPPPPPLPAPDLARPPEPAAPRGAAPAGPAALAGEAVAGYLHEHAADFLRSLKLHGESGADTAAADRAARALRRSARRIGGTLHTFRPLLDPDWADGLRTELDWLSTTLAQEHACTSRLTLLLDALARLSGTAPVPHQTTGATATASTTVAGPLPAGAARAGALLERQLTLARTRAHSAALGALGSARFHALADAVTLLSSDLPLRPLAASRADDILLPVAADAERRLLEGAAALPLGRAGHPYNADALVPLLAEPGPASGEEAQDAPWHRVRRLLRLHRYALEVLEPLRPGGTPPALTRAGLLLDRHRDAAEAAGAAAVAARTPRIAPATAYALGILHADQRHEVEAARFAFQEVWPGSLAVRTRTP